The Campylobacter concisus DNA window TGTCACTCCATTTTATGCTCAAAGCGGTGGTCAGTGTGGCGATAGCGGTAAGATAGTAGGCAAAGCAAATGTACTTGATACTGAGAAATTTCATGGACTAAATTTATCTTTAGTAAAAACTAATGCAGCGCTAAAAGTTGGCGATGAAGTAGAGCTTGAAGTTGGCAGTGATAGAGCCCAGATCGCACGTCACCACAGTGCTACACACTTGCTTCATGCAGCCCTTAGAAACGTGCTTGGCACGCATATCGCTCAAGCTGGCTCAAGTGTAGAAGCAGATAGGCTAAGGTTTGACTTCTCTCATCCAAAAGCACTTACTAGCGAAGAAATTTCAAAGGTCGAAAACCTTGTAAATGAGTGGATCTTAGACGGTGCAAATGCAAAAACGCAGGTTATGGGGCTTGAAGAGGCTAAAAAAAGCGGAGCTATCGCGCTATTTAACGAAAAATATGCCGACAAAGTAAGAGTTGTGAGCTTTGGCGACGTCAGCAAAGAGCTTTGCGGTGGCACACATGTAAAAAATATAGACGAGATCGGATCGTTTTTCATCACAAAAGAGAGCGGCGTAAGTGCTGGCGTTAGGCGTATAGAGGCTGTTTGCTCAAGGGCTGCGCTAAATTTAGCAAGATCATTTAGAGCTGAGCTTGATGAGTTAAAAGATGAGTTAAAGAGCACTGAGCCACTAAATGCGGTCAAAAAGCTAAAAAATGAACTAAGAGTTTTAAAAGACAAACTAAAAAATGCTAAAAATTCTCATGAGCTAGTCTATTTAGATATAAATAAAACCAAGCTTTGCGTCACAAGCGTAGATGGTGGAGATATAAAAACCTTGATAGATGAGTTTAAAAATGAGCATGAAAGTGCTGCTATTTTGCTAATCCAAGCCGATGAGAGTGGCAAAATTTCTCTTGCAGCTGGAGTCAAAAATGCTCCTTTAAAAGCTGGTGCTTGGGTAAAATTTGCAGCGCAAATCCTAGGTGGCAATGGCGGTGGCAAAGATGACTTTGCAACAGCCGGTGGCAAAGATGCATCGATGATAGAAGATGCGATAAAAGACTCACTTGAGTACGCAAGGCAAGCCTTAGAAAAATGAGTCATTACGATATAGCTTTTATAAAATTTGACCAAGTAGTACTATTTTTGCATGTATGCTTTGTAGCTCTTTTTGTGGGGCTACAAGCCGGTCTTGTGCTTGTTGGAAGCTACTTTATAAAAAATAAATTTGAAGACAAAGAACGCTACCACATCTTACTTCACATTATAAGACGCTTTGGCATTGCGATTTTCATACTAATCCTTTGCGTGATAGCGACAAGTGTGGTTATAATTTTTGGATTTTATGATGCAGATTTGACAAATCCTATGGCAAGTGCAATGGTAGCAACAAAATGTGCAATAGAACTATTTTTGTTATTAAATTTAAGTTATATATTTTATAGATACAAAAAGGCCTTAAAAGCACTAAGATCGCATGAAATGATCGAGCTAAATGAGAGTTTGATCGTTATAATTTATTACTTCACACCGCTAAATTTATTAGCTTCCCTAGCAGCTATTTATCTTGGCATAAGCTATAAGGTATTTTTATGATAACACTCGCTTCAAGCTCGCCAACAAGGGCAAATTTATTAAAAGATGCTGGCATAAATTTCACTCAAATTTCTTTCCAGTTTGACGAGAGCAAGATAGAAAAAAAAGTAAAGCCTGAAATTTATGTCCAAAACGTCGTAAAAGCCAAAAAAGAGCAATTTTTAAAAGAAAATATAGCTCTTAAAAATTTACTCTTTGCAGATAGCTGTGTAGCGTGTGGAGATAAAATTTTAGGTAAAGCAAAGGATGAAAAAGAAGCGATTGCCATGCTAAATTTACAAAGTGGCAACGAATGCAGCGTCTATACGGCGATGATATTTTTAGGTGAATTTGAGCTTATAAACGTAAGTAAAACTATGTATAAATTTAAAAAATTTGACGAGCATGACCTTAATGAATACATAAAAAATAATGAGTGGCAAGGCAAGGCTGGAGCCATGACGATAGAAAATTTTAATAAAAAATATATCATCTCCCAGCACGGTGAGACCAGCACAGCCATGGGGCTAAATTTAAAAATATTAAAGGCATTTTTATGAAATATATCCTGGCATTTATCTTTATAGTTGCCATTTCACTTGGCGGAGCATTTTTATATTTTTATTCGCAAGTTAGATTTGATGCTTACGCTATTATTGATTATAAACCAAAGCTTACAACGCAAATTTTTGATAGAAACAACGAACTCATTGCAAATATCTTTGAAGAAAATAGAATTTATGTAAAATATAACGACATCCCGCCGCGTGTCATCGAAGCACTCGTGGCTATCGAGGATACGAGCTACTTTGAGCACGGCGGCATAAACGTAGAAGCTATGGCAAGAGCTGCCATAAAAGATATTAAAGCTAGAAAGCTGGTCGAGGGTGCTTCAACACTAACACAACAGCTCATTAAAAATTTGGCTCTAAGCCGTGAGAAGAAATTTACAAGAAAGATAAAAGAAATCGTGCTTGCCATGAAGCTTGAAAGCGAGCTTAGCAAAGAAGATATCATCGAAAGATACCTAAATCACGTCTATTTTGGACATGGTTACTACGGCATAAAAACAGCAGCTGAGGGATATTTTAGAAAAGAGCTAAATGAGCTAAGCATAAAAGAGGTTGCCATGCTAGTTGGCTTGCCAAAGGCTCCAAGCACTTATGATCCTACAAAGCACCTTGACCTATCACTTAGCCGTGCAAATAGAGTACTTGAGAGAATGTATAGCATCGGCTGGCTAAACGAGGATGAGTACCGCAAGGGCGTGCTTGAAGAGCCAGCGGTCTTTGACGATACACTCACAAGAAATAAAGCTCCTTACGTAGTCGATGAGATAATAAAAGAGGCCTCAAAGAAATTTGACGATATAAAAACTGGTGGTTATAAGATACAAAGCACAGTTGATCTAAATGTTCAAAAGATCGCTCAAGAAGCTCTAGTATATGGCTACAATGAAATTTTAAAACGCGATAAAAAAGCAAATGCAGAAATCCTAAATGGAGCTATAGTAGTCACTCATCCACAAAGTGGTCAAATTTTGGCACTGATTGGCGGTATTGACTACGCAAAAAGCAGCTATAACCGCGCCACTCAAAGCAAGCGCCAGCCAGGATCTAGTTTTAAGCCATTTATCTATCAAATAGCACTTGATAGCGGATACTCAGTTGTTTCTCAAGTGGCTGATATCGCCAGGACATTTGACATGGGAAATGGCAAAGAGTGGACACCAAAGAATTATAGTGGTGGCTTTCAAGGCTACATCACTATAAAATCAGCAATAACCCAGTCGCGTAACCTCGCAACCATAAATTTGCTAAACGACCTTGGTCTTAGCTCAGTTAGAAAACAGCTTACAGATATGGGCTTTAACGATATCCCAGAAAATTTATCTATCGCACTTGGAAGTTTTGGGATTTCGCCACTTGACTTTGCAAAATTTTACTCGATGTTCCCAAATGAGGGCGAGATGGTTGAGCCAACACTTATTAAGCATATAGAAAATAGCTTTGGGGCTTCGATGGACTATGAACCACAAAGAAAGCAAGTACTAAAACCTGAGCAGGCATTTTTGATGACTACCTTGCTTCAAAATGTCGTAAATAACGGCACTGGACGCAATGCTAAAATAAACGGTATCCAAATAGCAGGTAAAACTGGCACAACAAACAATAACATCGATGCTTGGTTTTGTGGCTACTCTCCCGATATCGAAGCGATAATATGGTACGGAAATGACGACAACAGTCCTATGAAAAAGATTGAGGGTGGTGGTAGAACAGCCGCACCTGTGTTTAAGAAATTTATGGAAGGTTACATTAAGCTTTATCCTACTTTAAGACGTGCATTTGAGCAGCCAGATGGTGTTTATAAAGGCTATTATGGAGGCAGTGACGAATACTACACAAACGACTCGCCACTACCTCAAAATATACCGGCAAATGACATCATACAAGATCAAGAAAATGATGGATTATTATTCTAGGAAGATAAGATGAGGATTAAAATTTTACTTTGTTTAGTAGTCGCAAGTATTGCATATGGTGCTAATCTAAATACAGCCAGCAAAAACGAGTTAATGGAACTTGGGCTAAGTAAGGGTCAAGCGTTAAACATTATAAAATACAGAAAAGCCCATAAATTTAAAAGCATCGATGAGCTTGAAAAAGTCCAAGGTATTGGCTTTAACGATATGCAAAAAGTTAAAGAAAAACTTAGCATAAAAGATAATGCGAAAGTCAAAAAATCTGAAGCAAAAAACTCCAAAGGCAAGAAAAAATAATCTTATTTTTTATTTGAAATTTCTAGCCATTTACACTTGAGTCCTATTATTATAGCTTTTTATAAAGGCTGAAAAGTGCTAAATATTAATAAATTTAAAAGTATCAGTTTTTTAAAGTTTCTGATTTTATTTACTGCTTACATATTTTTTATAAATTATATATTTTTATACAAAGGCGTTCTTTCAGGCTTTCTACAAAATAATCAATTCTCTTTTTCTATATTCTTTTTTCTTATATTTGCAATTGTCTTTATCTTAGTTTTCGCTAGTATTTTTTGTATCTTATTTGTGCCTTTTTTGCTAAAGCCAGTTGCAATTATTTTGATTTTAGCAAGTGGCATATCTGCTTACTTTATGCAAGCATATGGTGTTATTATAGATAAAGATATGTTATTAAATGTCCTACACACCGATACCAAAGAAGCTTTTAGTTACTTTAGCACAGGTTTAGTTTTTTGGATATTTTTTACAACCTTATTACCTTGCGTATATGTAGTATTTGTAAAAATTAACTATGGTAATTTCAAAAATGAGCTTAAATTAAGAGTAAAAATTATCTCATTTTCTATAGTTGCGATAGCTATCATATTTTCATTAACGTCTAAAATTTTTATACCATTTTTTAGAGAGCATTCGAATTTAAGGACCGCATTGCTCCCATACTATCCCATCTACTCGGCTGCAAAGCTAGTAAAATCGATCATACAAAAACCACTACCTTTTACTTATGTAGCAGATGATGCGGTACTAGCTAATGATAAAAAGAAAATTTTAGTTTTGATAGTTGGCGAGACACAAAGGAGCAGAAACTACTCACTAAATGGCTACGCCAAAAACGATACGAATAAATTTACTAAACAAAAAGATGTGGTAAGTTTTACAAATTTCTACTCATGTGGAACAGCCACAGAGACTAGTGTGCCTTGCTTATTTTCAGACTTAAAGCGAGAAAATTTTAGTAACCGTGAAGCTAAAGCTCGTGAAAATTTAGTTGATATCATCAATAAGCTTGGCATAAAAACATACTTTTTTGATAACAATAGCGGCGGCTGCAAGGGTATTTGTGACAATCTTGATCAAAACCATACTTCAGATCATAGAGCAGAAGGCTTTGACGAAGTGATATTTGATGAGGCCAAAAAAGTCATCAAAGATGCAAATTCCACCACCTTTATCGTGCTACATCTTCAAGGCTCACACGGCCCTATCTATTACAAAGGCTACCCAAGCAAATTTAAAGAATTTACCCCAACGTGCGACACCGCCGAGCTAAATAAATGCACCCCAGATGAGATAGCAAATACCTATGACAACACCATTTTATATGAGGACTACCTACAAAGCGAGCTGATAAACGCTCTTGAAGCAAGAAAAGATAAATTTGAAGTTGCCATGTTCTTTTTTTCAGATCATGGAGAGAGTCTAGGCGAAAATGATATATATTTACATGGTCTACCTTACTCCATCGCTCCAGATGAGCAAAAACACATCCCAGCCATCGTCTTTTCAAGCGATAGTGAGCTTTTAAAAAGGCTAAGAAGTAAGAGAGATGAGAGTCTTTCTCATGATTTTATATTTAGCTCAGTTCTTAGATATTTTGGTGTTAAAACTAAGGCTTACGAGTCAGAATTTGATATTTTTAGGTAGTAAATTTAAAGCCAGCCTAGGCAACAAAGCCTGAAGCTGGCGCAAATTTAAAAGCTGATCTCTTTTATATCAGCTACTTTTAGTATCTCACTATAAATTTGACCGATTATTGCGACGCGATTGTTTCGTACTTTCTCATTTTCAACATTTATCATAACTTTGTCAAAAAACTCATCTATCTGCGGTTTTAGAGCAAATAGCGCCTTTAGCCTTGGCTCGTATGCTAGGCTCTTATCAACCGCTTTAAACGCATCATTTAGGGCTTTTTCAGCATCTATCTCAAAGAGGTTCTCGTTCACCTTGCTAAATTTATCATCTTTTATGATGTTTGCAAGGCGTTTAAATGTCGAGAAGTTCTCTCTAAAATTTGGCTTGCTAGAAATTTTAGCAAGTGCCTCTATCATCTTTGTTAGCTCCAAGATATCCTTTTCGCCGCTTTTTATGCACGCTTTTACGATAGAAGCATTTGCATCAAAGAAGGTATAGAGCCTATCAAGGATGAAATTTATAAGCACTCCAACATCAAATTTCTTGTAGTCTTTTGCGATATTTTCTAAAATTTCTTTTACATTAAATTTCAAATCATGCGCCAAAACGATCTTTATCACCCCATTAGCCGCACGTCTTAGAGCGTATGGATCTTTGGTGCCGCTTGGGATTTTGCCGATACTAAAGAGCCCCATTAGCGTATCAAGCTTATTTGAAAGCGCTACAACCGAGCTAAACACCTTACTTGGGCACTGCGCCTCTTCGCCGTCTGGCAAATACTGTTCTTTTATAGCTAAAACGACGTCTTCATCCTCGTTTTTTGCCTTTGCATAGTAAGCGCCCATGATACCTTGAAGCTCGGTAAATTCATAAACCATCTGAGTTGTAAGATCAGCCTTACTTAACATCACGGCTCGCTCAAGCTTGGCTCCATACTCGCCAGCTTCTTTTTCGAGTAGCTCGTCATAGTTGCTAGCAAGCTTTTTAGCCACTTGTAGCTCTCTAAGCTCTTTTTCGTAGATACTTCCAAGCTCTTTTAGGTAAGTTATATTTTTTAGTTTTTCTGGGCCAAATTCGTGCGCTAGGTCGCTTTGCCAAAAGAACATCGCATCACTTAGCCTTGCTCTTAGCACCTTTTCGTTGCCCTTAATGATGAGCGAGTAATCTTTTGTGATGGCGTTACTTACGACTACAAAGCCGTTTGCTAGCTTGCCATCTTTAAAGACTGGGAAGTAGCGCTGATTTTCTTTCATAGAAGTGATAATGACCTCACTTGGCACCTCCAAAAATTCCTCTTCAAACGAGCCAAGAAGTGCTGTCGGATACTCAGTGATCGCCACGACTTCAGCTAACAAGTCTTTATCGATTTCGATCTTTAGCCCGCTTTTTTGGCTAATTTTTTCAAACTCATCAAGGATTATTTTTTCTCTCTCGCCTGCTTCAAGCACGATACCACGGCTCTTTGAGCCTTCAAAATACTCTTTTATATTTGAAATTTTTATCTTGTCATAGCTGATACTTCTATGTGGATAGGTTGAATCACCGCTCTCTACGCCAAATTTATTAAATTTTATGACCTCATCGCCAAGTAAACACAAAAACGATCTTATCGGACGGATAAACTCAAACTCGCCGTTACCCCAGCGCATAGACTTGCCAAAGTTAAGACTCTTTAAAAACTCTTCGACCATGTCGCCCATTATCTTGGCAACCGGCTCACCATTTACCTCTTTTTCATAGTAAAGCACCTCTTTGCCGTCTATCTCTTTAAATTTAAGCTCACTTTCATCTATACCGCATTTATTTGCAAAGCTAAGTGCTGCCTTTGTAAAAGCTCCGTCTTTTAGTGCCACTTGCTTTGGCGCACCGATAAAGCTAACCACGCTGTCAGGCTGAGATCGTGGAAATTTCTCATGAAAAAAGACCAAACGACGCGGCGTATAATAAAATTTAAAAGGACTTACAAGATTATATTTTTCAAGCACAGCCTGCCATTTAGCATTGATATTTGGTAGCTCCCTTAAAAAGGGTATCGCTGGAAGTTCTTCAACTCCGATCTCTAGTAATAACTCTTTCATATTTCACTCTTTTTATTAAAATTTTCTCTTTTTTCTCTTACCATTTTTCTTGCCCTCTCCTTCTCTTGTGACTGCAAAATGACGCCTCTTATCATAAAAATAAGAAATAAAACAAACGCCGTAATCATAAAAATATCTAAAATTTGCACTCTCTACTCCACAACGATTTGGTTTTCTCTCTTGTAAATTTTAACTCTCGCATTTTCAAAACTATACTCGCCATCTTTTAGCTTTTTCTTACTATAAACCCTGATCTTACCGTATGGTGTATGCAGATAGCCTCTCTCAAGCCTGCCCGAAATTTCAGCAAAGACATCGCCACTTCTAGCTTCACTTAGTTGCGATGCATCTAGTAAATTTTCGCTAATATCTTTTGTGCCATGCTCATTTATAATCTCATAAGAGCTGACTTCAAGCGCATCTTTATAAATTTTCATTCGCCTTACTAAAATATCTAGCTCTTCGCCTACAATAACGCTATTTTTAGAATCATAGACATAAATTCCGCGGTGATTTTTCGAGATAATAAAGCCATGCTTATCTTTTAAGATAACAACCGCTTTTTCAATCACGACTGGTACTGCCCCTGGATGATCAAAAAGTGTATCTACATCAGCCGTCTTATAGTTTTGCTCGCTTGTTTTTTTATTGGCTTTATTTTCATCTTTTTTAAAAATTTTACTCACAAAGCCTTTTTTCACTGGACTTGGATCAGTTGAAATTTTAAACTTTAATGCAAAGTGATCCGAATAAAGGTCACTCTTTGCAAAGCCTTTTTCATCGACTGCAAAGCTTGGTTTAAAGACTTCAAAACTACCACTAACATAGCTTAGATCGCCATTTTCCATAAAGCTAGGTGAAAGCAAAACATGATCGATCGCTCTTTTTTTGCCATGCACTGCGTGAGAATATCTATCTTTTGGTTCAAGCTCTTTATAAAGATCATAAAAATTTCTCGTTGCAATGATGTCATTTAGGATGGATTTTTGTCCAAAGGGCGAGTTAAAATCACCCAAAATAATTGCATTTTTCTCTTTACCCAGAGCCGTTCTTAACGTTTTTTCGGCCTTTTTTTGCATATTTATGCCATTTTTATAAGTTGGAAAGTGGTTTACAAATACGCTAAATTTCTTGCCTTCCGTCTCAAAAATAACCTTTAAAATATTTCTCGTCTTTACGTTTGAAACTTTAAAAACTTCACTGCCACTTGGCTGCAACTTTGAAATAAGCCCAAGCCCAACAGGCGAATTTTTCTCCTTTGTAAAACTAACGAATTTATACTCGCTATCACTTACCAGAGCTTTTAAAACCTGCTCATTTTCGATCTCTTGAAGTGCGATAATGTCTGTATTTAGTGCATTTATAACTTGTCTTGTTCTTTGTAGTTTTGAATCAGCCGCCTCGCAGTCCCACTTTGATACGCCTACTTTAAAATCAAGATACTCGCTACCATCATCTTTGCAATCAAATAAATTTTGCACATTATAAGTTGCAATGCTAATTTCACTCGCAAATGCCACCAAAATGGTAAAAAGCAAAGCAAAAACTACTCTCAAATCTCACTCCTAAAGTCAAATTCAGTGATATTTTGCCTGATCGCCTCATAAGCGATAATACCAGCACTCATAGCTAAATTTAAGCTTCTGCCCTCTTTTCCCATTGGTATGGTTATGGCGTTTTTAAAATTTATATCCATAAATTCTCTTGGCAGCCCAGTACTCTCTCCACCAAAAAATATAAAATCTCCCGGTTTAAACTCGGCCTCGCAGTAAAGCCTATTTGTCTTTGTGGTAGCGAAGAAAAATCTATCCTTGTGGTTTAAGTTTGCTTCTAAAAATTCTTCCAAACTATCCCAAATTTTTGGATTTAAATTTTTCCAGTAGTCAAGCCCTGCTCGTCTAACAGCCTTTTCACTCAGATCAAACACAGTGGGCTTAACGATATGCAGCTTTAAATTTGCATTAACGCACATTCTACCGATAGCTCCAGTATTTTGCGGTATCTGAGGATGAACCAGGACTATGTTAAACATAAGCTTTCTTTGCCTTAAAAAGTGTTATAAACTAGCCTATTTTAGCCAAAATGGGCTTTTAAGAGTTTTAAAGACTAATCTTTTCTGAGCTTACGCTCGCTTAGATATTTTGAAATTTCAAGCTCTTGCCTACGTTTTATCTCTTTTGCGATCTCTTCGTTTTTAAAACCAGCTGATAAAATTTCTGTCACATCGACTTTCGCGTCAAATTTTAGCTCATAAATTCCAAGCTTCTTTGCACGCTCTATTCGCTCTTTATTATAAGCTCCAAGCCATGATTTTATGGGCATATTTAGGGCAATTTGCATTAGCTCTTTATCGCTTGGCATATGCTTAAAATAAGACTCTTTTAAGATAGAAAAATAGCTCTTTGGCAGGCGTATTTTCTCTAAAATTTCTTTTGCATTGGACTCAAATTTTCCAAAAAATAGATATAAAAATAATCTCTCATCATCCACGAAATTTCTAGCACTTTTTAGCTCAGCCAAAAACTCATCATCTTTATAAATTTGTACGCCAAAAATTTCTTTAAAAAGTCCAAGCTCAAAAAGATAGCAAGCTCCTTTTTCAAGATGCTTTGCGCGAAAGAATTTAATAAGCTCAGTATTTATCCTATCTCTACTTAGATGCTCCAAACTAAGGCTTTTCATAAGAGCTAGCGTCTCACTAACTATGCTAAAATCAAGCCTCGCGCTAAACTGCACTCCTCTAAGCACCCTTAGTGGATCCTCTTTAAATTTTTCACTATCAATGTGCCTTAATGTCTTTTTTGCTAAATCTTGCTTCCCGCCGTAAAAGTCTAAAATTTCTCCATTAAAGATATTCATCATCATGGCATTTATCGTAAAATCTCGCCTAAGGCTCGCAATTTTTGGATCGTTAATATAGCTTACTGCAAAGTCCTTGTGTGAATTTCCAGTCTTGCTCTCGCTTCTTGGAAGCCCAATGTCGTAGTTTTTGTATTTGTAGATAAAGTAGCTTTTGCCAACTCCGCTAGCGCCTATGCTAGCCATTAGCTCATTAAATTTAGTAGGCTCAATGTCATAAACTTCGATGTCGTAATCATAAATTTCTCGCCCCAAGAACGCATCTCTCACGCAGCCACCAACTAGATAGACACGTGAAGTAAATGGAGCAAATAGCGATCTAAAAAAGTCTAGCTCGCTATTTTTATAAATTTCATTTTTGATTTTTATCTCATTTTTTAAGCCGTCTAATGGCTTATTTTGAGAGATTTTGGAGTCTATTTTCGATATTTGCAAGGGTAAATTCTAAAAATTTTGTCGTTAGCTCAAGCCTTGAAGCAAGATTTTGTTCACTAGTTTGTTTAAGCCCTTCAAAAAGCACTTCTATGCGTTCAGCAAGG harbors:
- a CDS encoding 3-isopropylmalate dehydratase, whose amino-acid sequence is MSHYDIAFIKFDQVVLFLHVCFVALFVGLQAGLVLVGSYFIKNKFEDKERYHILLHIIRRFGIAIFILILCVIATSVVIIFGFYDADLTNPMASAMVATKCAIELFLLLNLSYIFYRYKKALKALRSHEMIELNESLIVIIYYFTPLNLLASLAAIYLGISYKVFL
- the maf gene encoding septum formation inhibitor Maf, coding for MITLASSSPTRANLLKDAGINFTQISFQFDESKIEKKVKPEIYVQNVVKAKKEQFLKENIALKNLLFADSCVACGDKILGKAKDEKEAIAMLNLQSGNECSVYTAMIFLGEFELINVSKTMYKFKKFDEHDLNEYIKNNEWQGKAGAMTIENFNKKYIISQHGETSTAMGLNLKILKAFL
- a CDS encoding transglycosylase domain-containing protein, translated to MKYILAFIFIVAISLGGAFLYFYSQVRFDAYAIIDYKPKLTTQIFDRNNELIANIFEENRIYVKYNDIPPRVIEALVAIEDTSYFEHGGINVEAMARAAIKDIKARKLVEGASTLTQQLIKNLALSREKKFTRKIKEIVLAMKLESELSKEDIIERYLNHVYFGHGYYGIKTAAEGYFRKELNELSIKEVAMLVGLPKAPSTYDPTKHLDLSLSRANRVLERMYSIGWLNEDEYRKGVLEEPAVFDDTLTRNKAPYVVDEIIKEASKKFDDIKTGGYKIQSTVDLNVQKIAQEALVYGYNEILKRDKKANAEILNGAIVVTHPQSGQILALIGGIDYAKSSYNRATQSKRQPGSSFKPFIYQIALDSGYSVVSQVADIARTFDMGNGKEWTPKNYSGGFQGYITIKSAITQSRNLATINLLNDLGLSSVRKQLTDMGFNDIPENLSIALGSFGISPLDFAKFYSMFPNEGEMVEPTLIKHIENSFGASMDYEPQRKQVLKPEQAFLMTTLLQNVVNNGTGRNAKINGIQIAGKTGTTNNNIDAWFCGYSPDIEAIIWYGNDDNSPMKKIEGGGRTAAPVFKKFMEGYIKLYPTLRRAFEQPDGVYKGYYGGSDEYYTNDSPLPQNIPANDIIQDQENDGLLF
- a CDS encoding ComEA family DNA-binding protein; this translates as MRIKILLCLVVASIAYGANLNTASKNELMELGLSKGQALNIIKYRKAHKFKSIDELEKVQGIGFNDMQKVKEKLSIKDNAKVKKSEAKNSKGKKK
- a CDS encoding phosphoethanolamine transferase, yielding MLNINKFKSISFLKFLILFTAYIFFINYIFLYKGVLSGFLQNNQFSFSIFFFLIFAIVFILVFASIFCILFVPFLLKPVAIILILASGISAYFMQAYGVIIDKDMLLNVLHTDTKEAFSYFSTGLVFWIFFTTLLPCVYVVFVKINYGNFKNELKLRVKIISFSIVAIAIIFSLTSKIFIPFFREHSNLRTALLPYYPIYSAAKLVKSIIQKPLPFTYVADDAVLANDKKKILVLIVGETQRSRNYSLNGYAKNDTNKFTKQKDVVSFTNFYSCGTATETSVPCLFSDLKRENFSNREAKARENLVDIINKLGIKTYFFDNNSGGCKGICDNLDQNHTSDHRAEGFDEVIFDEAKKVIKDANSTTFIVLHLQGSHGPIYYKGYPSKFKEFTPTCDTAELNKCTPDEIANTYDNTILYEDYLQSELINALEARKDKFEVAMFFFSDHGESLGENDIYLHGLPYSIAPDEQKHIPAIVFSSDSELLKRLRSKRDESLSHDFIFSSVLRYFGVKTKAYESEFDIFR
- the glyS gene encoding glycine--tRNA ligase subunit beta — translated: MKELLLEIGVEELPAIPFLRELPNINAKWQAVLEKYNLVSPFKFYYTPRRLVFFHEKFPRSQPDSVVSFIGAPKQVALKDGAFTKAALSFANKCGIDESELKFKEIDGKEVLYYEKEVNGEPVAKIMGDMVEEFLKSLNFGKSMRWGNGEFEFIRPIRSFLCLLGDEVIKFNKFGVESGDSTYPHRSISYDKIKISNIKEYFEGSKSRGIVLEAGEREKIILDEFEKISQKSGLKIEIDKDLLAEVVAITEYPTALLGSFEEEFLEVPSEVIITSMKENQRYFPVFKDGKLANGFVVVSNAITKDYSLIIKGNEKVLRARLSDAMFFWQSDLAHEFGPEKLKNITYLKELGSIYEKELRELQVAKKLASNYDELLEKEAGEYGAKLERAVMLSKADLTTQMVYEFTELQGIMGAYYAKAKNEDEDVVLAIKEQYLPDGEEAQCPSKVFSSVVALSNKLDTLMGLFSIGKIPSGTKDPYALRRAANGVIKIVLAHDLKFNVKEILENIAKDYKKFDVGVLINFILDRLYTFFDANASIVKACIKSGEKDILELTKMIEALAKISSKPNFRENFSTFKRLANIIKDDKFSKVNENLFEIDAEKALNDAFKAVDKSLAYEPRLKALFALKPQIDEFFDKVMINVENEKVRNNRVAIIGQIYSEILKVADIKEISF
- a CDS encoding endonuclease/exonuclease/phosphatase family protein, which codes for MRVVFALLFTILVAFASEISIATYNVQNLFDCKDDGSEYLDFKVGVSKWDCEAADSKLQRTRQVINALNTDIIALQEIENEQVLKALVSDSEYKFVSFTKEKNSPVGLGLISKLQPSGSEVFKVSNVKTRNILKVIFETEGKKFSVFVNHFPTYKNGINMQKKAEKTLRTALGKEKNAIILGDFNSPFGQKSILNDIIATRNFYDLYKELEPKDRYSHAVHGKKRAIDHVLLSPSFMENGDLSYVSGSFEVFKPSFAVDEKGFAKSDLYSDHFALKFKISTDPSPVKKGFVSKIFKKDENKANKKTSEQNYKTADVDTLFDHPGAVPVVIEKAVVILKDKHGFIISKNHRGIYVYDSKNSVIVGEELDILVRRMKIYKDALEVSSYEIINEHGTKDISENLLDASQLSEARSGDVFAEISGRLERGYLHTPYGKIRVYSKKKLKDGEYSFENARVKIYKRENQIVVE
- a CDS encoding tRNA (cytidine(34)-2'-O)-methyltransferase, encoding MFNIVLVHPQIPQNTGAIGRMCVNANLKLHIVKPTVFDLSEKAVRRAGLDYWKNLNPKIWDSLEEFLEANLNHKDRFFFATTKTNRLYCEAEFKPGDFIFFGGESTGLPREFMDINFKNAITIPMGKEGRSLNLAMSAGIIAYEAIRQNITEFDFRSEI
- a CDS encoding CCA tRNA nucleotidyltransferase, with amino-acid sequence MQISKIDSKISQNKPLDGLKNEIKIKNEIYKNSELDFFRSLFAPFTSRVYLVGGCVRDAFLGREIYDYDIEVYDIEPTKFNELMASIGASGVGKSYFIYKYKNYDIGLPRSESKTGNSHKDFAVSYINDPKIASLRRDFTINAMMMNIFNGEILDFYGGKQDLAKKTLRHIDSEKFKEDPLRVLRGVQFSARLDFSIVSETLALMKSLSLEHLSRDRINTELIKFFRAKHLEKGACYLFELGLFKEIFGVQIYKDDEFLAELKSARNFVDDERLFLYLFFGKFESNAKEILEKIRLPKSYFSILKESYFKHMPSDKELMQIALNMPIKSWLGAYNKERIERAKKLGIYELKFDAKVDVTEILSAGFKNEEIAKEIKRRQELEISKYLSERKLRKD